Part of the Aquificaceae bacterium genome is shown below.
GTCTTCTTCATGGTTTATACCCTGAACGTGGTGCCTATGCTCGTGCAAGATATAAGACTGCCTTCTTCTACTACCGTAGAGCGTAAGGACGTGGAAGAATCCATAAAAGTGTATGTAAAAAAGGATGGCACTGTTGTCCTTGAGAACAGGGAGCTTGGATTAGATGCTCTGCGTTCCTATCTTAAGGGGATAAGGGATAAGGAAAAGGCTTCTGTATTGATAATTGCGGATAAGGACGCTCAAGTGCAAAGGGTTATAGATGTAATAGATGTGCTAAAGGAAGAGGGTATAAGCAAGGTAGGTCTCTCTGGAGAGAAAAAATGACAAGGAGCGAAGACCTCAAGGCTTGGTCTATATCCTTTCTAATATCCAGTGGGGTGCTCTTTCTTTCCTTTTGGCTGGGAAAGGTAAGCCAACTACAACTTACACCAAGCACCTCTATGGGTGAAGGTAATGTGATAGAGATAACTTTGCCCCCAATAGAAAAACCTCAAGAGGTGAAACCAGCACCTCAACAGAGATTAGAGACGAAAAAAGAGGAAAAAAGAGCAACTAAGCAAAGGGTAGTAAAGGAAGTAAGACAGACACCAATACAAGAAAAGGCGGAAAACTTTGAAAAGCCTTCTCCACCTATACCACAAGAAAGAGCCATATTAGAACCAGTTAAAGAGCAAGCACAGGCACAAGCCTCTCCATCAGCCCAACCTGCACCACCTGCACCACAACTTCAAGAGTCTCCACCTTTGCCCGCACCATCACCTGCGCCCCCTCCTCCTCAAGCCAAACCACAACAGCAAGAAACCGCAGGCTCTCCGGTGCAAATACAGGCAAGAAGAACCACAGCTGGAGAGGAAAATGAGCTTATTAACTACTTTGCGAGGATAAAGACACTTGTAGAGAGGAATAAACGCTACCCACAGGAGGCAAGAAGGAGAGGTCAAGAAGGCACAGTGGTCTTGAGAATAAGTATAAGAGAAGACGGTAGCTTAGGCTCGGTTAGCATAGTAAAGAGTAGCGGATATTCCTCTTTGGACGGGGAAACATTGAGAGTAATAAGGTCTATAGGTAGGTTTCCTCCTCCACCGGGAGGCAGACCAATAGAGTTCAACCTTGAAGTGGAATACAAACTTGGAGGATAGGCATGCTAACAAGAAGAGAGTTTTTAGAAGGTGTAATTGCTGGGCTTGTCCTCCTTGAGTTAAATAGTCTTAGCTTTGCCTCAGACACAGAGGAGGTTTTTCCTCAGGGAATAGCCAGTGGAGACCCAACTCAGACAGGTGCCATGCTTTGGGCGAGGGTAAACCCAACAGTCCATAAGAGATTTAACAAGGACCTGTTTTTACAAATATCAGAGGATATAGAGTTCAAAAAGCCCTTTACAGGCAGGCTTCCTGCAGAGGCTATAAATGAAAAGGATGACTTTACAGTGAGGATAGACCTTGATGGCAGGCTACAGCCCGGCAAGACCTACTACTACAGATTTATATATGCGGATGTGCCTTCTATGGTAGGTAGGTTTAAAACCCTCCCAGAGAGTGCGGAGGAGTTTTCCTTTGCCTTTGTGGTTTGCCAAAACTATCCTGACGGCTACTATACCGCATACAAATACCTTGCACAGGAAGACTTACACTTTGTGGTCCATCTTGGAGACTTCATCTATGAAAAGATATACGGAAGGGCGAGAGTGCCAGGAAGGGACCTGTCTTTACCCTCCGGGCAGGATATTGTAATGAACCTTGAGGACTACAGATACCTGTATAGAACTTACCTTTCTGACCCAGACCTAAGGCTTGCAAGGGCTATGCATCCCTTTATAAACACTTGGGATGACCACGAGTTTTTAAACGACTACTACTACAACCATTTTAGAGAAACGTGGGGCTACTTTTCTAAACATCCTTACGAAAACCAAAGGGAAAAGATACTGCGTCTTAGGCAGGAGGCTATAAAGGCATGGCTGGAGTATATACCTGCGAGGGTAAAGACTAATATGAGAAACAGAGACCCTCTTATGTGGATAACCCTATACAGAGACTTTAATCTTGGTGGCTTGGGGCATTTGATAGTAACAGACCTAAGGAGCTACAGGGATAGGCAACCCTGCAGAGGAAGGTTTGGCGTAGAAGGCTGTCCGGAGCAGAACAAGACTTCTATGCTGGGTGCGGACCAAAAAAGGTGGTTTTTCTCAAAACTAAGGGAGGGGAACTATCGTTGGAAGGTGTGGGCAAGTAGTGTGCAGTTCTCAAGGTCTCAGACAGATGGTAAGTTTGGCTCTTTGGATGCTTGGGACGGCTACGCAGGAGAGAGGTCTCAGATACTTAGCTTTTTGAAGGAAAGAGGTATGAATAATCTAATTGCCATAACTGGCGATAGGCATGCAAGCCTTGTGGCGGAAATTCCAGAAAGTTACGAAAGACCAGAGAAACTCCTTGGTGCGGAGTTTATGACGCCTGCGGTGTCTTCTATCAACGCAAGGGAAGGTGGCTGGTGGAGGAGAAATTGGAACTATGCATCCCTTGAGGAATTCCAACAGGCGGAGATGAAACAGAACCCTTGGATAAGACACATAAACTCCATAGACTGCTGGGGCTATAGCGTGCTTAGGCTAACAAAAGACAGTGCGGTCTGCACCATATACTCGGTAGACAAATACAGAAAAGACTCAGAGAAGAGAATAGACGCACAGTTTACCTATGCTAACGGTAGGTTAGAGAGAACTTAGGAGCTTTTGTATATGTTTTTCAGCAACAGAGTTTCCCTTTTCAAAACCTCATGCCAACAGTAAGGGCAAAACCACACCATAGCTATTAAAATATCTCTCTATGCTTGATATAGAACTCCTGCGTAAAGACCCAGAGTGGGTAAGGGAAAGGCTTTCCACAAGAGATAAGGCTTATGCGGAGCTTGTA
Proteins encoded:
- a CDS encoding energy transducer TonB, with product MTRSEDLKAWSISFLISSGVLFLSFWLGKVSQLQLTPSTSMGEGNVIEITLPPIEKPQEVKPAPQQRLETKKEEKRATKQRVVKEVRQTPIQEKAENFEKPSPPIPQERAILEPVKEQAQAQASPSAQPAPPAPQLQESPPLPAPSPAPPPPQAKPQQQETAGSPVQIQARRTTAGEENELINYFARIKTLVERNKRYPQEARRRGQEGTVVLRISIREDGSLGSVSIVKSSGYSSLDGETLRVIRSIGRFPPPPGGRPIEFNLEVEYKLGG
- a CDS encoding alkaline phosphatase D family protein, with translation MLTRREFLEGVIAGLVLLELNSLSFASDTEEVFPQGIASGDPTQTGAMLWARVNPTVHKRFNKDLFLQISEDIEFKKPFTGRLPAEAINEKDDFTVRIDLDGRLQPGKTYYYRFIYADVPSMVGRFKTLPESAEEFSFAFVVCQNYPDGYYTAYKYLAQEDLHFVVHLGDFIYEKIYGRARVPGRDLSLPSGQDIVMNLEDYRYLYRTYLSDPDLRLARAMHPFINTWDDHEFLNDYYYNHFRETWGYFSKHPYENQREKILRLRQEAIKAWLEYIPARVKTNMRNRDPLMWITLYRDFNLGGLGHLIVTDLRSYRDRQPCRGRFGVEGCPEQNKTSMLGADQKRWFFSKLREGNYRWKVWASSVQFSRSQTDGKFGSLDAWDGYAGERSQILSFLKERGMNNLIAITGDRHASLVAEIPESYERPEKLLGAEFMTPAVSSINAREGGWWRRNWNYASLEEFQQAEMKQNPWIRHINSIDCWGYSVLRLTKDSAVCTIYSVDKYRKDSEKRIDAQFTYANGRLERT
- a CDS encoding biopolymer transporter ExbD — encoded protein: VFFMVYTLNVVPMLVQDIRLPSSTTVERKDVEESIKVYVKKDGTVVLENRELGLDALRSYLKGIRDKEKASVLIIADKDAQVQRVIDVIDVLKEEGISKVGLSGEKK